The proteins below come from a single Chrysoperla carnea chromosome 1, inChrCarn1.1, whole genome shotgun sequence genomic window:
- the LOC123305936 gene encoding uncharacterized protein LOC123305936: MNKRKLENNSHLEVLQKKLKKYQHLIDQEMSLNLVDDSVDNSSSEDSDVDDQDQSSKSDIEMENASDKNLKASVELQETKGSEVPTLSESVLQILGSEKRLLKDKCFVLHPELASCWKDLLASGMNKEDKSKMIETYPNKGNCPLIAPTLNPELLPLLHKTAKSRDKFFANHQDVCGRSLVAIGTAICNILNDEEEPVDKEQLLKLLCDSSSMMCDLFFQLSKSRRAQLYSCVDGKRKSVLEDSPTDEFLFGIDLAKRIKNALAVEKTSLSLKNQTPRRDSNRPKNSLNWRSPSASRISSSQTGYRRHFNKSSAANNHNQITTRSRSGNQLPPAQNAQTQKK, translated from the exons atgaataaacgtAAATTGGAAAACAATTCTCATTTGGAGGtactccaaaaaaaattaaaaaaatatcagcaTTTAATTGATCAGGAAATGTCATTAAATTTAGTCGACGATTCTGTTGATAATTCTTCATCTGagg ACTCAGATGTTGACGACCAAGATCAGAGTAGTAAATCTGATATTGAAATGGAAAATGCCTCAGATAAAAACTTGAAGGCGTCAGTGGAGTTGCAGGAGACGAAGGGTTCTGAAGTTCCCACCCTCAGTGAATCGGTGCTCCAAATCCTGGGCTCGGAAAAGAGACTTTTAAAGGATAAATGCTTTGTTTTGCACCCTGAACTAGCGTCATGCTGGAAAGATTTATTAGCTTCAGGCATGAACAAAGAAGATAAGTCTAAAATGATTGAAACTTATCCTAACAAAGGAAACTGTCCTCTAATTGCACCAACTCTCAATCCGGAATTACTCCCTCTTTTACATAAAACGGCTAAATCTcgtgataaattttttgctaatcaTCAGGATGTGTGTGGCCGTAGTTTAGTGGCTATTGGTACAGCCATCTGCAATATTTTGAATGATGAAGAGGAACCGGTAGATAAGGAACAGCTTTTAAAGCTTCTTTGTGACTCCAGCAGCATGATGTGTGACCTGTTTTTCCAGTTGTCCAAGTCCAGACGTGCACAATTGTACTCATGTGTTGATGGAAAAAGGAAGTCTGTTCTTGAAGATTCACCCACAGATGAATTTCTTTTTGGCATCGACCTTGCTAAAAGAATTAAGAATGCCTTAGCTGTTGAAAAAACAAGCttgtctttaaaaaatcaaactccACGAAGAGATTCAAATCGACCTAAAAACTCTTTAAACTGGAGAAGCCCGTCTGCTTCAAGGATCAGCTCCAGTCAGACGGGCTACAGACGTCACTTCAACAAATCATCAGCTGCAAACAATCACAATCAAATCACAACTCGATCCCGATCAGGGAACCAACTCCCTCCAGCTCAAAATGCTCAGACACAGAAGAAATAA